One part of the Candidatus Binataceae bacterium genome encodes these proteins:
- the lnt gene encoding apolipoprotein N-acyltransferase, with translation MRRPDTASRAIRDILNGPLNASTRLALCVISGIALGVAFPKFDINLLAWIAFVPLLQAIEGESMGRVFGYAFFQALVCYVISLYWIEYTLHHFAGVNPILAAGPLVLLAAIMALFAGLAIWAAEFTTVRLGLPIFVTLPIAWPAVEWLRSFFPIGFPWNLLGYTAYRNLQLIQFAEITGVYGVSALIVFFNAVVFVVIFGHHTRRVQTWSLGTLTALMLAVLAFGAIRMDTLASERPAGKIRVAMVQGDIPQSIKWDPGFLASSFDVYVDQTEQAARHHVDLVVWPEAAAAFFFQPTPLYPPRFAADAIYRDRLLKLATDTATPILFGAPALGVAPDGVVGTYNRAYLVSGEGKVAGFYDKIQLVPFGEYVPMRPLLGLIVNRIVHGFGDMIPGTAQTLFPVKGAQLAVLICYESIFPDLTRRAVKGGANVLLNITNDAWYGESSAPYQLLAMAAMRTVETKVPMVRVANTGVSAIIDADGSITARTPLFKRGTEIEDVSWRPRRTIYTMAGDLFSEVCFVLTLVGVLLAILRGRGAQAMPSPVAGALNRNGKSG, from the coding sequence ATGCGCCGGCCTGATACCGCTTCGCGAGCTATTCGGGACATCCTGAACGGCCCGCTCAATGCTTCGACCCGCCTTGCGCTGTGCGTCATCAGCGGTATTGCGTTGGGTGTCGCCTTTCCCAAGTTCGACATCAATCTCCTCGCATGGATCGCCTTCGTTCCGCTGCTCCAGGCGATCGAGGGCGAGAGTATGGGCCGGGTCTTCGGCTACGCCTTCTTCCAGGCGTTGGTCTGCTATGTCATCTCGCTCTACTGGATCGAGTACACGCTCCATCACTTCGCCGGCGTCAATCCGATCCTCGCCGCCGGGCCGCTGGTCCTGTTGGCGGCGATCATGGCGCTGTTTGCGGGACTAGCGATCTGGGCCGCCGAGTTCACGACGGTACGCCTTGGGTTGCCGATTTTCGTGACCCTGCCGATCGCATGGCCGGCAGTGGAATGGCTCCGCAGTTTCTTTCCGATCGGATTCCCGTGGAATTTGCTCGGCTACACGGCTTACCGGAACCTTCAACTGATCCAGTTCGCGGAGATAACCGGCGTTTACGGCGTCTCGGCGCTGATCGTGTTCTTCAATGCCGTGGTCTTCGTCGTGATCTTCGGCCATCATACGCGACGCGTGCAGACCTGGAGCCTCGGGACGCTGACGGCCCTGATGCTCGCGGTGCTCGCCTTCGGGGCGATCCGGATGGATACACTCGCGTCAGAACGGCCGGCCGGAAAAATCCGGGTGGCCATGGTCCAGGGCGATATCCCGCAGAGCATCAAATGGGACCCTGGGTTTCTCGCCAGCAGCTTTGACGTTTATGTCGACCAGACCGAACAGGCCGCGCGCCATCACGTTGACCTCGTGGTATGGCCGGAGGCGGCGGCCGCGTTCTTCTTTCAGCCGACGCCGCTCTATCCGCCGCGCTTCGCCGCCGACGCGATCTATCGCGACCGCCTGCTCAAGCTCGCCACCGACACCGCCACTCCGATCCTGTTCGGCGCGCCGGCGCTCGGTGTCGCCCCCGACGGCGTGGTCGGCACCTACAACCGCGCCTACCTGGTCTCGGGCGAGGGCAAGGTGGCCGGCTTTTACGACAAGATTCAGCTGGTGCCCTTCGGCGAGTATGTGCCGATGCGCCCGCTGCTGGGGCTGATCGTCAACCGCATCGTGCACGGCTTCGGCGACATGATTCCGGGCACAGCGCAGACGCTCTTTCCGGTCAAGGGCGCGCAGCTCGCCGTGCTGATCTGCTACGAGAGCATCTTTCCCGACCTGACCCGGCGGGCGGTCAAGGGAGGCGCCAACGTCCTGCTCAACATCACCAACGACGCCTGGTACGGCGAGAGTTCGGCGCCCTACCAGTTGCTCGCGATGGCCGCGATGCGCACGGTCGAGACCAAGGTCCCGATGGTGCGGGTGGCCAACACCGGGGTAAGCGCGATAATCGACGCCGACGGCAGCATCACGGCGCGCACGCCGCTATTTAAGCGCGGCACGGAGATCGAGGACGTGAGCTGGCGACCGCGGCGCACGATCTACACGATGGCCGGCGATCTGTTCTCGGAGGTTTGCTTCGTGCTGACGCTGGTCGGCGTGCTGCTCGCGATCCTGCGCGGCCGCGGCGCGCAAGCTATGCCCTCGCCGGTCGCGGGAGCGCTCAATCGCAACGGAAAAAGCGGTTGA
- the ybeY gene encoding rRNA maturation RNase YbeY, protein MAVALRCEGGRGRPYAAQLRADGRRLMALLGVAGCELSVVIAGDDFVHALNREFRGKDRATDVLSFSQLEETTSEEMPSDTAYPGRRRGRIAPAPPPLGPAAGAALGDVVISVDTAGRQARRLGVAPAARMRTLLVHGLLHLLGYDHERSPADARRMFARERELAAALRRISSRAPASARPKPRSSKPRPRSAKAKLRGAKK, encoded by the coding sequence GTGGCGGTCGCGCTGCGATGCGAGGGCGGCCGCGGGCGGCCGTACGCGGCGCAGCTCCGTGCCGACGGGCGGCGCCTGATGGCGCTTCTGGGCGTTGCGGGGTGCGAGCTGTCGGTTGTGATCGCCGGCGACGATTTCGTGCACGCGCTCAACCGCGAGTTTCGCGGCAAGGACCGGGCAACCGACGTGCTGTCGTTCTCGCAGCTCGAGGAGACCACATCTGAGGAGATGCCGTCGGACACCGCGTATCCGGGGCGGCGGCGCGGGCGCATCGCGCCCGCGCCGCCGCCGCTCGGCCCCGCGGCGGGCGCCGCACTCGGCGACGTTGTGATTTCCGTGGATACGGCGGGCCGGCAGGCGCGACGTCTCGGCGTCGCGCCTGCGGCGCGGATGCGGACGCTGCTGGTGCATGGATTGCTGCACCTGCTGGGCTACGACCACGAGCGCTCGCCCGCCGACGCGCGGCGGATGTTCGCGCGCGAGCGCGAACTGGCCGCGGCGTTGCGGCGCATCAGCTCGAGAGCACCCGCGAGCGCCAGACCAAAGCCGCGAAGTTCAAAGCCGAGGCCGCGGAGCGCAAAGGCAAAACTGCGGGGCGCAAAAAAATGA